The sequence below is a genomic window from Methanofastidiosum sp..
TCTATTTCTTTTGAGATATCAATTTTCTTTTCAGTAAATAGAGTTCTGTTCCCAATAAGTACTTTTTTTCCAGAAATATTTGCCTCAACACCTTTTCCCCCAAATGTATCAAACTTTGTAGTAGTTGTGAGACTAATCTTTAGTTCTTCAGATTTTTTAACAATAGCATTTGCTAATGGATGGTCTGAATTCTTCTCAACACTTCCTGCTATTTTCATTAGTTCTTTTTCTGATATTTCAAATGGAACAACATCTGTAACTTCTGGCATCCCTTTTGTTAATGTTCCAGTTTTATCAAATAAGACTGCCGTCAACTTTTCCGATATTTGGAGGGCGTCCCCATTTTTTATGAGAATGCCTAGGTCTGCTCCTTTACCAATACCTACAGTAACTGCAGTCGGCGTTGCAAGACCTAAAGCACAAGGGCATGCTATTACAAGAATGGATATAAGTCTTGTGACTGCGAAAAGGAAAGTGCTATCAAAGATAAAATACCAGCTAATGAATGAAATGGCTGCAATTGTCAAGACTGTGGGTATGAAATAGCTCACAGCTTTATCTGCTATTTTTTGAATTTCAGGTTTTGACCCTTGAGCTTCTTCAACTAATTTTATAATTTGTGATAAAACAGTGTCTTTACCTACTTTTGTGGCTCTAAAATTAATTACACTGTTCTTGTTAATTGTTGCTCCAATTACTTTACTTGTCTTTTCCTTAAGGACGGGTATGGGCTCTCCAGAAATCATTGATTCATCAACATAACTCTGTCCAGATATTACTTCTCCATCGACTGGGATTTTTTCTCCAGGCTTGACTATAACTATATCCCCCACAACAACATCTTCAATAGGAATTTCTATTTCCTTTCCGTCACGTATTACAGTTGCATTCTTTGCTTGGAGTCCCATTAATCGTTTTATTGATTCTGAGGTCTTTCCCTTAGCTCGCTCTTCAAGAAACCTGCCAAAAGTTAGGAATGTTGCAAGCATTACCGCGGCTTCATAAAACATGAATTCACTGCCTAATAAAATATTGAAAGTTCCAAGGATACTTGAAAAGAAAGCAACTCCAATACCCATAGAATACATAACGTCCATGTTTAGATTCTTGTTTTTCAAAGATCTATACGCAGCATTAAATATTGGGTAACTTAGATATAAAAAAGCCGGGAGAGCTATTAAAAACATTAAAAATGACATCGATATTGGGAGCATCGTCATTGGGGCGTACATAAGTCCCATCAATATTGCAGAATCTATTGCCCCTATAATTATCCTAATTTTTTTCTTCTTTTGATTTTCTTCTCGTTTTAAATCCTCAACAGCTTCTCCTTCTATACCAAGATACTGGTATCCTGAGCCTTCAATGGCTTTTTTCATTTCAGCTATTGAAATTATTTTTGGATTGTAAGTTACATACACTTTTTCAGAGGAAACATTTACATGGACTTCAATAACTCCATCGAGATTAGATAATGTGCCCTCTATAGTATTTGCACACATTACGCAAGTCATTCCTCCAACTTTTAACACGGCCTTCTCATTTATTACATCATAACCTGCATCTTTTACAGCACCATCAAGGTCATTTATTTTAAGTTTGTTTGAGTCATATTCTACAGAAGCCGTTTCTTTAGCAAGATTCACTTCAGCTTTACTTACTCCTTCTAAATTCATAAGTGACTTTTCTATAGTTGAAGCGCATGTCGCGCATGTCATGCCAGTAACTTTAATCTCTGCTTTCTTAGTTTTCTTATCTTCCATCTTATTCCTCTATCTATAAATTTATGATTGAATATATTTAAACCTATCATTTTTAAGAAATAAAATAAATTTTAAAATCTCCGTCTACTATTTTTAAGTCTTCTTTTTTATTTACTGTTTTTTCATAGCCCTATTCACTAAAAATAACAAACTAATTAACATTGGTATAAAATCATTAGTAGATAGGTACTATGTTATTTATAATATTGAATATTGGATAAAATTATATTAAAATCTCATAACCAGTACTTTCAAAAGTAGCGAAAAACATATATAGAATAATAAAAGAAAAGATTTGAGGGAGAACTTAGAGTCTCCATTGGATTTTTCGACTCATAAGATTCTTCCTCAAACTCTTTTAACAGTCTGTGCAACTACTAGTATAACAGCATGAGCATGAACTTGGGCAGTACCAGTCATAGTAACAGTAGCCGTTGCATGTGCAATTATACCTGTAGTATCCACATGAGCAGTAGGATGTATATGTAACTGTAGTCTTATGCTCACAATCGTAAAGCTGATCTTCTAATGAGTCTACCCTAGTTTCATAATTGTCAATTACCTTTTGTTTCAAATCAACGCTTCTTTGGGCGCTATCGTATTGAGATTTAAGAGATCTCACTTCAGATTCAAGATCCGTTATTTTCTTATTTTTATCCGCTATCTGCGATTCCAATAAAGATATTTTATTATCAAGGCCTATCTTTTCAGTTAGCAAAACATTATATTGGGCTCCTTGTCCTGCGTCTGATAGCGACCTATACAAGAAAAAGAAGTTTCCTATTATAGATACTAATAAAAGCACTGCAAGAACTGCAGATAAAACTTTCAATCCATCGCCATTACTCATAGCATACCTCCTTATTATAATTTGATTATTACACTATACCTAAAGATGAAACAATATATAAAAGTTTAGATGAAATAGTAATAAAACCGTTTCATATTTTGAAAAAGTCAAATCCAAACTCTTAAAAACATATTTCTTAATGATTTTTTATGAAAATACTCTCAATAGTGGGCGCAAGACCTAATTTCATGAAAATAAAGCCCATATATGAAGAGTTAAAGAAGAGAAATATTGATCAAGTTCTAGTTCATACAGGTCAACACTATGACGAGAACATGAATAGAGTTTTTTTTGAAGATTTACAATTGCCAAAACCTGATGTTTTTCTTGGGATAGGATCTGGTACC
It includes:
- a CDS encoding copper-translocating P-type ATPase produces the protein MEDKKTKKAEIKVTGMTCATCASTIEKSLMNLEGVSKAEVNLAKETASVEYDSNKLKINDLDGAVKDAGYDVINEKAVLKVGGMTCVMCANTIEGTLSNLDGVIEVHVNVSSEKVYVTYNPKIISIAEMKKAIEGSGYQYLGIEGEAVEDLKREENQKKKKIRIIIGAIDSAILMGLMYAPMTMLPISMSFLMFLIALPAFLYLSYPIFNAAYRSLKNKNLNMDVMYSMGIGVAFFSSILGTFNILLGSEFMFYEAAVMLATFLTFGRFLEERAKGKTSESIKRLMGLQAKNATVIRDGKEIEIPIEDVVVGDIVIVKPGEKIPVDGEVISGQSYVDESMISGEPIPVLKEKTSKVIGATINKNSVINFRATKVGKDTVLSQIIKLVEEAQGSKPEIQKIADKAVSYFIPTVLTIAAISFISWYFIFDSTFLFAVTRLISILVIACPCALGLATPTAVTVGIGKGADLGILIKNGDALQISEKLTAVLFDKTGTLTKGMPEVTDVVPFEISEKELMKIAGSVEKNSDHPLANAIVKKSEELKISLTTTTKFDTFGGKGVEANISGKKVLIGNRTLFTEKKIDISKEIELQITKLETEGKTAVLVSSENKFSGIIGISDTLKQTSIDSIKELMNNGLKVYMITGDNKRTASAIANILSIKNILAEVLPEDKAKEVKRLQKNGEVVAFVGDGINDAPALAQADVGIAIGSGTDVAIESGDIVLVKNDTRDVVSAIKLSKKVMQRIKQNIFWAFAYNTALIPVAAGVLYPSFGISLRPEFAGFAMAMSSVTVVTLSLMLKRFNPDKN